In Puntigrus tetrazona isolate hp1 chromosome 7, ASM1883169v1, whole genome shotgun sequence, the following are encoded in one genomic region:
- the esyt2b gene encoding extended synaptotagmin-2 isoform X2: MTEDIMTAVRGNLSQTAGATGQKDSGQTEPTNGSIPSSSPAELSRDPASCASELTRTWLQFAKTFVIIFPIYVLGYFEFSFSWLLIALTIFFFWKRNTVCKNTRLNRALSFFEQEDTVKQELEATELPSWVHYPDVERVEWLNKTVKQMWPYVCQFVEKLFKETIEPAIKEANSHLSTFSFTKIDLGDKPLRINGVKVYSENVDKRQIIMDLQISYVGNTEIDVDVKRYYCRAGIKSIQLHGVLRVILEPLLGNMPLVGALSLFFLKKPLLDINWTGLTNILDIPGLNGFSDHMIQDIISTYLVLPNRITVPLIGEVELAQLRFPMPKGVLRIHFLEAQNLEVKDTYLGGLIKGKSDPYGMLLVSNQLFRSKTIKECLHPKWNEVYEALVYEHSGQHLEIELFDEDPDKDDFLGSLMIDLSELHKEQKVDEWFDLEEVTTGKLHLRLEWLSLYPSAEKLDQVLRSIRANENLSSALLVVYLDSASNLPSGKKVSVDPNPFVKLTVGQKMYTSKVRYKTSEPLWEEAFHFLINNPRSQELEIEVRDSKHKCSLGSVRLVVASLLKEADMTLNQQFSLQNSGPNSTLKLKMALRVLCLEKEVTSSQPSSVRVRHSSQNNSCMSPQPQTTTPSTSNPNQPSQNPSCTLAPDTPQGKRGSDGSPVRLAKAGRSISSLEISSSHKHQTHRDSTPSLASDISLPSATLELQHRLQQLQNGSGLNRYPLGEVQLTIRHSSQRNKLIVVAHACRNLIALNKDGSDPYIRLYLLPDKSRSGRRKTSTLKKTLNPIYDQSFEFNVSIVELHRRTLDIAVKNGGGLLSKHKVLLGKALVDLAGEDISKGWTQWYHLTEDGSKKIIQA; encoded by the exons ATGACAGAGGACATAATGACGGCTGTGCGCGGAAATCTTTCTCAAACAGCAGGTGCCACGGGACAGAAGGACAGCGGACAAACTGAACCGACAAACGGGTCAATTCCTTCCTCCTCGCCCGCGGAGCTGAGCCGGGACCCCGCGTCTTGCGCCAGTGAACTGACGCGCACGTGGCTGCAGTTCGCCAAGACCTTCGTCATTATCTTCCCCATATATGTCTTGGGCTATTTTGAGTTCAGTTTTAGCTGGCTTTTAATCGCGCTCACgatatttttcttttggaaaagAAACACTGTGTGTAAGAACACTAGGTTGAATAGAGCTCTTTCGTTTTTTGAGCAAGAGGACACGGTTAAACAGGAGCTGGAGGCAACTGAGTTACCGTCATGG GTTCATTATCCAGATGTGGAAAGAGTTGAGTGGCTAAATAAG ACAGTGAAACAGATGTGGCCTTACGTGTGTCAGTTTGTGGAGAAGCTGTTTAAAGAAACAATTGAGCCAGCTATCAAAGAAGCCAATTCCCACCTCAGTACATTCAGCTTCACCAAGATCGATCTTGGAGATAAG CCTCTCAGAATCAACGGGGTCAAAGTTTACTCTGAGAATGTGGACAAACGGCAGATCATCATGGaccttcagatcag ctaTGTTGGAAATACTGAAATCGATGTGGATGTCAAAAGGTACTACTGTAGAGCAGGGATCAAAAGCATACAg CTACATGGAGTTCTGCGGGTGATTCTTGAGCCACTTTTGGGGAACATGCCGCTGGTTGGTGCTCTTTCCCTCTTCTTCCTCAAGAAGCCA CTGTTGGACATAAACTGGACAGGCCTCACAAATATATTGGACATTCCAGGGCTCAA TGGCTTTTCAGACCACATGATCCAGGATATTATCAGCACTTACTTGGTGTTGCCTAATAGGATCACTGTACCACTCATAGGAGAGGTCGAGCTGGCACAGCTCCGTTTCCCTATGCCAAAG GGAGTTCTAAGGATTCATTTTCTTGAAGCTCAGAATCTGGAAGTTAAGGATACATATCTGGGCGGGCTGATCAAAGGGAAGTCCGACCCCTACGGCATGCTGCTGGTCAGCAATCAGCTCTTTAGAAGCAAGACCATCAAAGAATGTCTGCACCCCAAATGGAATGAGGTGTATGAG GCGCTAGTATATGAACATTCAGGACAACATCTGGAAATTGAGCTCTTCGATGAAGACCCAGATAAAGATGACTTCTTGGGCAG tCTGATGATTGACTTGAGTGAGCTTCATAAAGAACAGAAGGTTGATGAG TGGTTTGACTTGGAAGAAGTTACTACAGGCAAGCTTCATCTGAGATTAGAGTGGCTATCATTGTACCCTAGTGCTGAGAAACTAGATCAA GTATTAAGGAGCATAAGGGCTAATGAAAATCTTTCCTCAGCTCTGCTAGTTGTTTACCTGGACTCTGCCAGTAATTTGCCG tctgGGAAAAAAGTGAGCGTAGATCCAAACCCTTTTGTCAAACTGACTGTAGGACAAAAGATGTACACAAGCAAG GTGAGGTATAAAACTAGTGAGCCACTGTGGGAGGAGGCTTTTCACTTTCTTATCAACAATCCCCGCTCTCAGGAACTGGAAATTGAG gTGAGGGATAGTAAGCACAAGTGCTCTCTGGGTAGTGTGCGGTTGGTGGTTGCGTCTCTCTTGAAGGAGGCGGACATGACGCTGAATCAGCAGTTCTCCCTGCAGAACTCTGGCCCCAACAGCACCCTCAAACTCAAAATGGCTCTCAGG GTCCTCTGTTTAGAGAAGGAGGTCACATCCAGCCAGCCGTCTTCTGTCCGGGTCAGACACAGTAGTCAGAATAACTCTTGCATGTCTCCTCAACCTCAAACAACCACCCCTAGCACCAGCAACCCCAACCAGCCATCACAAAACCCATCTTGTACCCTCGCACCGGACACCCCTCAAGGGAAAAGAGGATCGGATGGCTCCCCGGTGCGGCTAGCAAAGGCAGGCCGCAGCATCTCTAGCTTGGAGATAAGCAGCTCGCACAAGCATCAGACTCACAGGGACTCTACACCTAGTCTTGCCTCTGACATATCGCTGCCCTCTGCCACGCTGGAACTGCAGCACAGGTTACAGCAGCTACAAAA TGGCTCTGGTCTGAACCGGTATCCACTCGGTGAAGTCCAACTCACTATTCGACACAGCTCACAAAGGAATAAACTTATTGTAGTGGCCCATGCCTGCAG AAACCTCATAGCATTGAATAAAGATGGTTCAGACCCATACATCCGCCTGTACCTGTTACCAGACAAGAGCCGGAGTGGCCGCAGGAAAACCAGCACACTCAAAAAGACGCTCAATCCTATCTACGACCAGTC CTTTGAGTTCAATGTGTCTATAGTGGAACTGCACAGAAGAACTTTGGATATCGCTGTCAAGAATGGAGGAGGACTGTTGTCCAAACACAAAGTACTACTGGGAAAG GCACTTGTGGACTTGGCAGGTGAAGACATTTCTA
- the esyt2b gene encoding extended synaptotagmin-2 isoform X3 produces MWPYVCQFVEKLFKETIEPAIKEANSHLSTFSFTKIDLGDKPLRINGVKVYSENVDKRQIIMDLQISYVGNTEIDVDVKRYYCRAGIKSIQLHGVLRVILEPLLGNMPLVGALSLFFLKKPLLDINWTGLTNILDIPGLNGFSDHMIQDIISTYLVLPNRITVPLIGEVELAQLRFPMPKGVLRIHFLEAQNLEVKDTYLGGLIKGKSDPYGMLLVSNQLFRSKTIKECLHPKWNEVYEALVYEHSGQHLEIELFDEDPDKDDFLGSLMIDLSELHKEQKVDEWFDLEEVTTGKLHLRLEWLSLYPSAEKLDQVLRSIRANENLSSALLVVYLDSASNLPSVFEGSFGCGNLKERRASGLVFCENQDSLYRTLFSGKKVSVDPNPFVKLTVGQKMYTSKVRYKTSEPLWEEAFHFLINNPRSQELEIEVRDSKHKCSLGSVRLVVASLLKEADMTLNQQFSLQNSGPNSTLKLKMALRVLCLEKEVTSSQPSSVRVRHSSQNNSCMSPQPQTTTPSTSNPNQPSQNPSCTLAPDTPQGKRGSDGSPVRLAKAGRSISSLEISSSHKHQTHRDSTPSLASDISLPSATLELQHRLQQLQNGSGLNRYPLGEVQLTIRHSSQRNKLIVVAHACRNLIALNKDGSDPYIRLYLLPDKSRSGRRKTSTLKKTLNPIYDQSFEFNVSIVELHRRTLDIAVKNGGGLLSKHKVLLGKALVDLAGEDISKGWTQWYHLTEDGSKKIIQA; encoded by the exons ATGTGGCCTTACGTGTGTCAGTTTGTGGAGAAGCTGTTTAAAGAAACAATTGAGCCAGCTATCAAAGAAGCCAATTCCCACCTCAGTACATTCAGCTTCACCAAGATCGATCTTGGAGATAAG CCTCTCAGAATCAACGGGGTCAAAGTTTACTCTGAGAATGTGGACAAACGGCAGATCATCATGGaccttcagatcag ctaTGTTGGAAATACTGAAATCGATGTGGATGTCAAAAGGTACTACTGTAGAGCAGGGATCAAAAGCATACAg CTACATGGAGTTCTGCGGGTGATTCTTGAGCCACTTTTGGGGAACATGCCGCTGGTTGGTGCTCTTTCCCTCTTCTTCCTCAAGAAGCCA CTGTTGGACATAAACTGGACAGGCCTCACAAATATATTGGACATTCCAGGGCTCAA TGGCTTTTCAGACCACATGATCCAGGATATTATCAGCACTTACTTGGTGTTGCCTAATAGGATCACTGTACCACTCATAGGAGAGGTCGAGCTGGCACAGCTCCGTTTCCCTATGCCAAAG GGAGTTCTAAGGATTCATTTTCTTGAAGCTCAGAATCTGGAAGTTAAGGATACATATCTGGGCGGGCTGATCAAAGGGAAGTCCGACCCCTACGGCATGCTGCTGGTCAGCAATCAGCTCTTTAGAAGCAAGACCATCAAAGAATGTCTGCACCCCAAATGGAATGAGGTGTATGAG GCGCTAGTATATGAACATTCAGGACAACATCTGGAAATTGAGCTCTTCGATGAAGACCCAGATAAAGATGACTTCTTGGGCAG tCTGATGATTGACTTGAGTGAGCTTCATAAAGAACAGAAGGTTGATGAG TGGTTTGACTTGGAAGAAGTTACTACAGGCAAGCTTCATCTGAGATTAGAGTGGCTATCATTGTACCCTAGTGCTGAGAAACTAGATCAA GTATTAAGGAGCATAAGGGCTAATGAAAATCTTTCCTCAGCTCTGCTAGTTGTTTACCTGGACTCTGCCAGTAATTTGCCG AGTGTCTTTGAGGGCAGCTTTGGCTGTGGAAACCTAAAGGAGAGGAGGGCCTCTGGTCTAGTCTTTTGTGAGAACCAAGACTCTCTCTATAGAACGTTATTT tctgGGAAAAAAGTGAGCGTAGATCCAAACCCTTTTGTCAAACTGACTGTAGGACAAAAGATGTACACAAGCAAG GTGAGGTATAAAACTAGTGAGCCACTGTGGGAGGAGGCTTTTCACTTTCTTATCAACAATCCCCGCTCTCAGGAACTGGAAATTGAG gTGAGGGATAGTAAGCACAAGTGCTCTCTGGGTAGTGTGCGGTTGGTGGTTGCGTCTCTCTTGAAGGAGGCGGACATGACGCTGAATCAGCAGTTCTCCCTGCAGAACTCTGGCCCCAACAGCACCCTCAAACTCAAAATGGCTCTCAGG GTCCTCTGTTTAGAGAAGGAGGTCACATCCAGCCAGCCGTCTTCTGTCCGGGTCAGACACAGTAGTCAGAATAACTCTTGCATGTCTCCTCAACCTCAAACAACCACCCCTAGCACCAGCAACCCCAACCAGCCATCACAAAACCCATCTTGTACCCTCGCACCGGACACCCCTCAAGGGAAAAGAGGATCGGATGGCTCCCCGGTGCGGCTAGCAAAGGCAGGCCGCAGCATCTCTAGCTTGGAGATAAGCAGCTCGCACAAGCATCAGACTCACAGGGACTCTACACCTAGTCTTGCCTCTGACATATCGCTGCCCTCTGCCACGCTGGAACTGCAGCACAGGTTACAGCAGCTACAAAA TGGCTCTGGTCTGAACCGGTATCCACTCGGTGAAGTCCAACTCACTATTCGACACAGCTCACAAAGGAATAAACTTATTGTAGTGGCCCATGCCTGCAG AAACCTCATAGCATTGAATAAAGATGGTTCAGACCCATACATCCGCCTGTACCTGTTACCAGACAAGAGCCGGAGTGGCCGCAGGAAAACCAGCACACTCAAAAAGACGCTCAATCCTATCTACGACCAGTC CTTTGAGTTCAATGTGTCTATAGTGGAACTGCACAGAAGAACTTTGGATATCGCTGTCAAGAATGGAGGAGGACTGTTGTCCAAACACAAAGTACTACTGGGAAAG GCACTTGTGGACTTGGCAGGTGAAGACATTTCTA
- the esyt2b gene encoding extended synaptotagmin-2 isoform X1: MTEDIMTAVRGNLSQTAGATGQKDSGQTEPTNGSIPSSSPAELSRDPASCASELTRTWLQFAKTFVIIFPIYVLGYFEFSFSWLLIALTIFFFWKRNTVCKNTRLNRALSFFEQEDTVKQELEATELPSWVHYPDVERVEWLNKTVKQMWPYVCQFVEKLFKETIEPAIKEANSHLSTFSFTKIDLGDKPLRINGVKVYSENVDKRQIIMDLQISYVGNTEIDVDVKRYYCRAGIKSIQLHGVLRVILEPLLGNMPLVGALSLFFLKKPLLDINWTGLTNILDIPGLNGFSDHMIQDIISTYLVLPNRITVPLIGEVELAQLRFPMPKGVLRIHFLEAQNLEVKDTYLGGLIKGKSDPYGMLLVSNQLFRSKTIKECLHPKWNEVYEALVYEHSGQHLEIELFDEDPDKDDFLGSLMIDLSELHKEQKVDEWFDLEEVTTGKLHLRLEWLSLYPSAEKLDQVLRSIRANENLSSALLVVYLDSASNLPSVFEGSFGCGNLKERRASGLVFCENQDSLYRTLFSGKKVSVDPNPFVKLTVGQKMYTSKVRYKTSEPLWEEAFHFLINNPRSQELEIEVRDSKHKCSLGSVRLVVASLLKEADMTLNQQFSLQNSGPNSTLKLKMALRVLCLEKEVTSSQPSSVRVRHSSQNNSCMSPQPQTTTPSTSNPNQPSQNPSCTLAPDTPQGKRGSDGSPVRLAKAGRSISSLEISSSHKHQTHRDSTPSLASDISLPSATLELQHRLQQLQNGSGLNRYPLGEVQLTIRHSSQRNKLIVVAHACRNLIALNKDGSDPYIRLYLLPDKSRSGRRKTSTLKKTLNPIYDQSFEFNVSIVELHRRTLDIAVKNGGGLLSKHKVLLGKALVDLAGEDISKGWTQWYHLTEDGSKKIIQA; the protein is encoded by the exons ATGACAGAGGACATAATGACGGCTGTGCGCGGAAATCTTTCTCAAACAGCAGGTGCCACGGGACAGAAGGACAGCGGACAAACTGAACCGACAAACGGGTCAATTCCTTCCTCCTCGCCCGCGGAGCTGAGCCGGGACCCCGCGTCTTGCGCCAGTGAACTGACGCGCACGTGGCTGCAGTTCGCCAAGACCTTCGTCATTATCTTCCCCATATATGTCTTGGGCTATTTTGAGTTCAGTTTTAGCTGGCTTTTAATCGCGCTCACgatatttttcttttggaaaagAAACACTGTGTGTAAGAACACTAGGTTGAATAGAGCTCTTTCGTTTTTTGAGCAAGAGGACACGGTTAAACAGGAGCTGGAGGCAACTGAGTTACCGTCATGG GTTCATTATCCAGATGTGGAAAGAGTTGAGTGGCTAAATAAG ACAGTGAAACAGATGTGGCCTTACGTGTGTCAGTTTGTGGAGAAGCTGTTTAAAGAAACAATTGAGCCAGCTATCAAAGAAGCCAATTCCCACCTCAGTACATTCAGCTTCACCAAGATCGATCTTGGAGATAAG CCTCTCAGAATCAACGGGGTCAAAGTTTACTCTGAGAATGTGGACAAACGGCAGATCATCATGGaccttcagatcag ctaTGTTGGAAATACTGAAATCGATGTGGATGTCAAAAGGTACTACTGTAGAGCAGGGATCAAAAGCATACAg CTACATGGAGTTCTGCGGGTGATTCTTGAGCCACTTTTGGGGAACATGCCGCTGGTTGGTGCTCTTTCCCTCTTCTTCCTCAAGAAGCCA CTGTTGGACATAAACTGGACAGGCCTCACAAATATATTGGACATTCCAGGGCTCAA TGGCTTTTCAGACCACATGATCCAGGATATTATCAGCACTTACTTGGTGTTGCCTAATAGGATCACTGTACCACTCATAGGAGAGGTCGAGCTGGCACAGCTCCGTTTCCCTATGCCAAAG GGAGTTCTAAGGATTCATTTTCTTGAAGCTCAGAATCTGGAAGTTAAGGATACATATCTGGGCGGGCTGATCAAAGGGAAGTCCGACCCCTACGGCATGCTGCTGGTCAGCAATCAGCTCTTTAGAAGCAAGACCATCAAAGAATGTCTGCACCCCAAATGGAATGAGGTGTATGAG GCGCTAGTATATGAACATTCAGGACAACATCTGGAAATTGAGCTCTTCGATGAAGACCCAGATAAAGATGACTTCTTGGGCAG tCTGATGATTGACTTGAGTGAGCTTCATAAAGAACAGAAGGTTGATGAG TGGTTTGACTTGGAAGAAGTTACTACAGGCAAGCTTCATCTGAGATTAGAGTGGCTATCATTGTACCCTAGTGCTGAGAAACTAGATCAA GTATTAAGGAGCATAAGGGCTAATGAAAATCTTTCCTCAGCTCTGCTAGTTGTTTACCTGGACTCTGCCAGTAATTTGCCG AGTGTCTTTGAGGGCAGCTTTGGCTGTGGAAACCTAAAGGAGAGGAGGGCCTCTGGTCTAGTCTTTTGTGAGAACCAAGACTCTCTCTATAGAACGTTATTT tctgGGAAAAAAGTGAGCGTAGATCCAAACCCTTTTGTCAAACTGACTGTAGGACAAAAGATGTACACAAGCAAG GTGAGGTATAAAACTAGTGAGCCACTGTGGGAGGAGGCTTTTCACTTTCTTATCAACAATCCCCGCTCTCAGGAACTGGAAATTGAG gTGAGGGATAGTAAGCACAAGTGCTCTCTGGGTAGTGTGCGGTTGGTGGTTGCGTCTCTCTTGAAGGAGGCGGACATGACGCTGAATCAGCAGTTCTCCCTGCAGAACTCTGGCCCCAACAGCACCCTCAAACTCAAAATGGCTCTCAGG GTCCTCTGTTTAGAGAAGGAGGTCACATCCAGCCAGCCGTCTTCTGTCCGGGTCAGACACAGTAGTCAGAATAACTCTTGCATGTCTCCTCAACCTCAAACAACCACCCCTAGCACCAGCAACCCCAACCAGCCATCACAAAACCCATCTTGTACCCTCGCACCGGACACCCCTCAAGGGAAAAGAGGATCGGATGGCTCCCCGGTGCGGCTAGCAAAGGCAGGCCGCAGCATCTCTAGCTTGGAGATAAGCAGCTCGCACAAGCATCAGACTCACAGGGACTCTACACCTAGTCTTGCCTCTGACATATCGCTGCCCTCTGCCACGCTGGAACTGCAGCACAGGTTACAGCAGCTACAAAA TGGCTCTGGTCTGAACCGGTATCCACTCGGTGAAGTCCAACTCACTATTCGACACAGCTCACAAAGGAATAAACTTATTGTAGTGGCCCATGCCTGCAG AAACCTCATAGCATTGAATAAAGATGGTTCAGACCCATACATCCGCCTGTACCTGTTACCAGACAAGAGCCGGAGTGGCCGCAGGAAAACCAGCACACTCAAAAAGACGCTCAATCCTATCTACGACCAGTC CTTTGAGTTCAATGTGTCTATAGTGGAACTGCACAGAAGAACTTTGGATATCGCTGTCAAGAATGGAGGAGGACTGTTGTCCAAACACAAAGTACTACTGGGAAAG GCACTTGTGGACTTGGCAGGTGAAGACATTTCTA